The Penaeus chinensis breed Huanghai No. 1 chromosome 16, ASM1920278v2, whole genome shotgun sequence sequence AATTTTCAAATGGAGATTAACATTAGCAGTGCTTAAATTGGcgattgtcatcattaacattaacacattaatattaatacatcccccccccccaaaaaaaaaaaaaaacaggcaacaaCAAGCTGATCATCAAGAAGGTGCCGTTCAACGGAGGCAACGAGAAGCTGCTCGCGGTCGGCAACGAGAAGGTGACGCCCGACCGCCGCGTGACGGTGGAGCGCTCCCGTCTCACCATCTCGCACGCACGCCCTCGCGACGCCGGCGTCTTCATCTGCCAGTTCGACCTGGAGCCGCCCCTGCAGCTGCGCCACAGACTGGACGTGCAGTTCGCGCCCTCCGTCAGGTCGCTGGTGCCCCCGGAGCAGCACGTGGCCAAGGGAAAGAGCGTGACCCTGGAGTGCAGGGCGCAGGGCAACCCCGAGCCCGTCATCCGCTGGTCCCGGCAGGAGGGGCCTCTTCCCTCGGGCCTGCAGAGCGAGCAGGTCGGTGCAGGGAACTCGTGGGCCAGGGGGCTTCTTCTTGGGGTTTTAGGCAGAAATTTCAAGGACAGGCTGATGTCAATGCCAAGAGTGGCTTTTATAATTAAGAACAAAGATACATAGTAAATCATACACTCCGTTGTTATAAGGCCTTAACTGTTTTAAGAttctgtgaatacacacacacacacacacacacacacacacacacacacacacagatatatatatatatatatatatatatatatatatatatatatatatatatatacgtatatatatatatatatatatatgtgtgtgtgtgtgtgtgtgtgtgtgtgtgtgtgtgtgtgtgtgtgtgtgtgtgtgtgtgtgtgtgtgtgtttgtgtatatatgtgtatatgtatatatatatatatatatatatatatatatatatatatatatatatatacatatatataagcatatgtgtatatatatatacataaatacatatatatatatgtgtatatatatacataaatacatatatatatatatatatatatatatatatatatatatatatatatatatatatatatatatatgtgtgtgtgtatgtatatatatatatatatatatatatatatatatatatatatatatatatatgcacacactgtgttttgtgtggtagtgttctcgtctagcaatactGCTGACCCACGTTCAAATCCTGCAAtggcagtggatggtaacccttgCACACAGGAGGTAGTTCAGAAGCACAATGAATGGACAGCTACAATTTGAATGAAGTAACAAAAGTTTGTCACAGGAAActccaagtaataataataattattattattatatatatatatacacatcaatatatatatatacatatatatatatatatatatatatatatatatatatgtatctatatatatatatatatatatatatatatatatacatatatatacatgtatataatataatatatatatatatacatatatatatatatatatatatatatatatatatataaatatatatatatatatatatatatatatatatatatatatatagtataaatataaaccCGCGAATAAAAAGTCCTCCCAACCTCCCGCCGCAGGGCCAGAGCCTGACCCTGGAGGAGGTGGACCGGCACGTGGAGGGCACGTACCTCTGCACGGCGGACAACGGCATCGGCCAGCCCGCCTCCGCCGCCATGACCGTCACCGTCGAGTACCCTCCGGAGATCACCACCGAAAAGGTAGGAGCCGCGGCAGCAGGCCCTTCGCGGGgacgtgtgtgtgagtctgtgagggaaaggggtagggacggagagagggagagagagagagagaaagagagagagagagagagaggggggggggagggggagagggagaggaagggggagagggagagggagagggagagggagagggagagtgagagagagagagagagagagagagagagagagagagagagagagagagagagagagagagagagagagagagagagagagagagagagagagagagagagagagacagagacagagacagagacagagacagagacagagacagagacagagaaagagaaagaggaaatgagaaagagaaagagagggagagagagaataaatggatTAATAAGTTCGGAGCGAAAGATTAAAGCCTGGGCATCAGATTGTTTAAGTCTTGTTTTTATCCGCTTTAATTTCTCATTAGTAATTCTATTAAGAAGACGCGACATGCAGCTCCCGACGGATATGTAGCCTTCCCCAgcccgactgtgtgtgtgtgtgtgtgtgtgtgtgtgtgtgtgtgtgtgtgtgtgtgtgtgtgtgtgtgtgtgtgtgtgtgtgtgtgtgtgtgcgtgtgcagtgaCTAATTACCAGAACTAACCTCTTCCACAGGCTATTGTGCGGACGGGCGAGGGCGATCAGGTGGAGCTCGTATGCGTCGTCCACGGGCGTCCAGCTCCTGACGTGACGTGGACGCGAGACGGCCACCCTCTCCCGGAAAACCAGATGGACACCCAGCTGTACATGCCCAACCACGGCGCCCACTACGTCCCGCCCACGCCTCACGACCCCCGCGAGGTGCACCTGAGCCAGATCCGCACCGCCCACCGCCACACTCTCACCATCAAGCACGTGACGGAGAAGGACTTCGGGGCGTACGTCTGCATCGCCAAGAACGCCCACGGCCAGAAGGACGCCGTTATCCAGATGACAGGTGAGTTGGGACTGGCGACTGTGGGCGTTGTTGGAGGAATGGAGAAtaggctctctctccctctctctctctctctctctctctctctctctctctctctctctctctctctctctctctctctctctctctctctctctctctctctctctctttctctctctctctctttctttctttctctctctctctctctctctatcttcttagaTATAACACACGGTATGTTAAAGGTATGATGGGTTGGGTCATATGGCAATAGTGACACAAAAGTTTATATTTTACGACTATGCTTATAAATTCgtttcctacttttccttctccgttttcttttacgATTTTACATGAAAGATTGACCTCCATTCGGGTGATCTTTTATGCAAGAAAAGAGAACGCCAGCGCCTTCCTACTAAAGAAATATTGTCCCCTTTaaagaaatgtgtatacataGTGGTATAGACATTTAACACAAACAATGGACACGTTGCAGGTTAGCTATGCAGGTAACATTGCTATTGGATTATTGCCAGACACGTTCTTTCTCTCTGAAATTCGGCTGCCATGCAGTGTTTGGTTTTCTCCATTGCTCAGTACGTGGAAGATAGTTATAGATACAGGTATTTTACCTTTTCCAACGCAgtttaaaagaatgaaaaaatcaaTAGTAAAATAACTTATGGAATGCATTACAAAGTTACACTCGTATtcctgaaaatatataaatagaaaatcaaTTAAAAATTGACGTATCTCACACAAAGGAAATGTGTAGCATACAGAGGGCAAGCAAGTGATTTATGTAAACGATTTATACCTGTTTTCCACAAGAGcacatgtgtgcttgtgcgtgaatTTCCAATCATAAAAGATTGATGTTTCTTTCTATGACTCTAAATAATTGTTTATGGCCATGTAAATA is a genomic window containing:
- the LOC125033232 gene encoding protein amalgam-like — encoded protein: MEHDRAKARRSAAPRASPPGRLVTVLSPSGVTSAPQGSRRRYVHSRELRHGGRRAYNGLSSGYNDYYNEYNYQEYYYDQETETDPPVFLSEPRTFTVEVGQTVVIPCDVENNGNNKLIIKKVPFNGGNEKLLAVGNEKVTPDRRVTVERSRLTISHARPRDAGVFICQFDLEPPLQLRHRLDVQFAPSVRSLVPPEQHVAKGKSVTLECRAQGNPEPVIRWSRQEGPLPSGLQSEQGQSLTLEEVDRHVEGTYLCTADNGIGQPASAAMTVTVEYPPEITTEKAIVRTGEGDQVELVCVVHGRPAPDVTWTRDGHPLPENQMDTQLYMPNHGAHYVPPTPHDPREVHLSQIRTAHRHTLTIKHVTEKDFGAYVCIAKNAHGQKDAVIQMTALPNTPHITSSPNGGESDMYTLTWEAESYYPVTEFMIKYRKNHMGGWHENQTVVLRGGDWQSVTHSLESEERNMDNLHTMAFTLKNLEIATDYVAVVRVRNKYGWSAESPNFNFSTKKAMAVLQATSGALRQAGFPLAALLLTFAIFRI